From Rutidosis leptorrhynchoides isolate AG116_Rl617_1_P2 unplaced genomic scaffold, CSIRO_AGI_Rlap_v1 contig619, whole genome shotgun sequence, a single genomic window includes:
- the LOC139884885 gene encoding partner of Y14 and mago-like has product MATNNNSREEELKKHMAELSKTLKEGERILAPTRRPDGTLRKPIRIRAGYVPQDEVAIYKSKGALWKKEMESQLPPGYNPDLQQVKTTKSKSAKRNERKKEKKLQAALEKGKSLESGEDEETNEEQHDNKDASNMEPVKSLTSQMNGLAVVPPSEPTGDPVVDVDKKIRALKKKIRLAESQQQKTTQANTITPEQSEKLMKIEGWREELKLLEAKKAES; this is encoded by the exons ATGGCCACTAATAATAACAGTCGAGAAGAAGAATTGAAGAAGCATATGGCGGAGCTGAGCAAAACCCTAAAAGAAGGTGAGAGAATATTGGCTCCTACCCGAAGACCCGACGGTACTCTTCGTAAACCCATTAGAATTCGGGCCGGGTATGTACCCCAAGATGAGGTCGCCATCTATAAGTCTAAAGGAGCTTTG TGGAAAAAAGAGATGGAATCACAGCTTCCTCCGGGTTACAACCCTGATTTGCAACAAGTAAAAACCACCAAGAGTAAGTCTGCAAAGAGGaatgaaagaaagaaagaaaaaaagctaCAG GCTGCTCTTGAAAAGGGTAAAAGTTTGGAATCAGGGGAAGATGAGGAAACCAATGAAGAACAACATGATAATAAAGATGCAAGTAATATGGAGCCTGTCAAGTCATTGACATCTCAGATGAATGGATTGGCTGTGGTACCTCCTTCTGAGCCAACTGGGGATCCAGTCGTTGATGTTGATAAAAAAATTCGAGCTCTTAAAAAGAAG ATTCGACTTGCAGAATCTCAACAGCAGAAGACGACGCAAGCAAATACTATAACGCCGGAGCAGTCAGAGAAGTTGATGAAAATCGAAGGATGGCGTGAGGAACTTAAGCTTTTGGAAGCTAAAAAGGCCGAATCGTAA
- the LOC139884886 gene encoding uncharacterized protein yields the protein MNFAFRYLNLLLLLVVTISISKSPFTIVQASIHLYQNDPFIEVGNSFFLSGGSEGIAAAFDHRGSSYIQFKNVTFWRTKAAAEMHSEMEHSTGLVQAVIFEAADRNNIGGSAYGGQRSICCTPDLSKMEGCKQGEVIRIPSASDLNWPIVLNVQFSGNLLSTEMNEVEVPITKTGMYNLIFVACDQKLKGLKMSGKTIWKNPVGYLPGRMAPLMNFYVFMSLAYLVLSVFWFFQYVRFWQDVLQLQHCITAVIALGLFEMILWYFEYLNFNITGVRPIAITTWVVTVGAIRKTLSRLLVLCVSMGYGVVRPTLGGLTSKVLLLGVTYFLASELLNIAEYVGTINDISGRARLILVLPNALLDAFLILWIFTSLSRTLEQLQLKRSSVKLDIYRKFSNALVVTVISSVAWIGYEVYFKATDPFNERWQSAWIITAFWDIIAFGLLCVICYLWAPSQSSQRYAYSEEVGDNSDEETQSLSRGKSDGDVNLVKLDRNGEDNNNDFDEEDGVEEDKRE from the exons ATGAATTTCGCATTTCGATATCTAAATCTTCTTCTTTTATTAGTAGTAACAATATCCATCTCAAAATCTCCTTTCACAATCGTCCAAGCCTCTATTCACCTCTACCAGAATGACCCATTTATCGAAGTCGGCAACTCATTCTTCCTCTCCGGTGGAAGCGAAGGAATCGCCGCCGCATTCGACCACCGTGGCTCCTCCTACATCCA ATTTAAGAATGTTACTTTCTGGAGGACTAAGGCTGCTGCTGAAATGCATTCTGAGATGGAACATAGTACTGGGTTAGTGCAAGCTGTGATTTTTGAAGCGGCTGATCGGAATAATATTGGGGGTTCTGCTTATGGTGGTCAAAGGTCTATATGTTGTACGCCTGATTTATCGAAGATGGAAGGCTGCAAGCAAGGGGAAGTGATTAGAATACCTTCTGCGTCAGATCTGAATTGGCCTATTGTGTTGAATGTACAGTTTAGTGGGAACCTACTGTCGACGGAAATGAACGAAGTGGAAGTTCCAATTACGAAGACTGGCATGTATAACTTGATTTTTGTGGCTTGTGATCAGAAACTTAAAGGGCTTAAAATGAGTGGGAAGACGATATGGAAGAATCCGGTTGGTTATTTGCCTGGTAGGATGGCTCCATTGATGAACTTTTACGTGTTCATGTCGCTTGCGTATTTGGTTCTTAGTGTCTTTTGGTTCTTCCAGTATGTTCGGTTTTGGCAGGACGTATTACAACTTCAGCATTGCATCACAGCTGTTATTGCTTTGGGGTTGTTTGAAATGATTCTTTGGTACTTTGAGTATTTGAATTTTAACATAACTGGAGTTCGTCCTATTGCGATTACAACATGGGTTGTTACAGTCGGAGCTATAAGAAAAACACTTTCACGTCTTCTTGTACTGTGTGTTTCAATGGGTTATGGTGTTGTTCGGCCAACTCTTGGTGGCCTTACCTCAAAAGTGCTTCTTCTTGGAGTTACTTATTTTCTGGCATCTGAGTTACTAAATATTGCTGAGTACGTGGGCACCATCAATGATATATCAGGACGAGCAAGACTTATTCTTGTCCTTCCAAATGCGCTACTGGATGCTTTTCTAATTCTATGGATTTTTACATCTCTTTCGAGAACGCTGGAGCAGTTACAG CTGAAGAGGAGTTCTGTTAAGTTGGACATCTACAGGAAGTTCTCTAATGCACTGGTTGTGACCGTAATTTCTTCAGTAGCATGGATAGGTTATGAG GTATATTTCAAAGCAACTGACCCATTCAACGAGCGTTGGCAGAGTGCTTGGATAATAACAGCTTTCTGGGACATAATAGCATTTGGGTTACTTTGTGTTATTTGCTATCTCTGGGCTCCATCTCAGAGTTCTCAAAG GTATGCCTACTCTGAAGAAGTAGGAGACAATTCCGATGAGGAAACTCAATCTTTATCAAGGGGCAAATCTGACGGGGATGTCAATTTGGTCAAGCTAGACAGAAATGGCGAagacaataataatgattttgatgAAGAAGATGGTGTAGAAGAGGATAAAAGAGAGTGA